The nucleotide sequence GGCATGGCTCTTCACTGTTGCCCGGAACCGTATCACCGATTGGTACCGGAAGAAGCGGCATGTTTCCATGCCACGCGACCCGAACGATGAACTCCTCCCGCTGAATCTGGAGGATGTGCTGCCCGACCCGGCCGGGACGCCGGAGAATGAACTGGTTCGCTCGCTCATCCGCGACGCGCTGGAGGAGGCCCTGGAGGAGATGCCGCAAAAACAACGCGACGTCTTTGTGTGGCACGAACTCGAAGGACGACCGTTCAAAGAGATCGCCGCGCTGACGGGCGAACCGGTGAATACCCTGATCTCCCGCAAGCGCTATGCGGTGCTCTATCTGCGCGAGCGGTTACAGGATGTCTACGACGATATTGACATGGCGTAATACCAAACGAGGGATGATATGAAAACATGGTGGGCGGTACGCATACTCAAAGGACTTATGATCGGAGCGGTGATCGGTCTCGTGGTGGGGTTCGTGGTGATGGGACTGTGGAATGCATTGATACCCGAACTGTTCCATGGGCCGGTGATCACATTCTGGCAGGCGGTGGGACTTCTTGTGCTTTCGCATATCCTGTTCCGCGGGCCGGGCGCCAGGTTCGGCGGGTGGCGGCATGACAACTGGCGTAAGAAGTTCGAGGCGAAGCTGGCAGCGATGACGCCCGAGGAGCGTGAGAAGTTCAGGGGCCAGTGGCACCACCGGTGCTACCCCTGGGACGATGGCGGCAAGGAACAGCCTGCCGCCGGCGAGTGATCAGCAGAACATGGGGAATAGTATGGACATCTTCGTATTCCGAACGAACATTTTCTCGGCACAGACCGCGCACCCGGTGGCCAAGCGCCTGGACCATCACCAGAGTGTAGCTCGTTGGACCATCGACTACGGCGACCGGGACAAGGTGCTGCGTGTGGAAGCGGAGGGGACAGACCCTGCGGAGATCACGGAGCTCGTGGCCTCCGTGGGATTTGAATGCGAAGAATTGCTCTAGCCATGTCAGTTCAGAAGGTCCGGAGTTCCGTCAGGATACAAGAGGGATCGCATCCGCACTTGGATGGAACTGGAAGGACTCGCCTCCGGCATGCACGACGATCACGCGGTGTAACCGGAGGTTGCTCGTCGCACCGCGCATCGATGGAGTGAGCCGTGGCGACCCAAGCATCAGGGTCACCGCAGGGGCATCCGTGCGGCCGGGTCGGGGTGTTTGACAATGCAGAATCGCTGGCAGCTCCTTCTGCGGGAAGGCTTGACTCAGTAGCGAAAAAATTCTATAGTATATACATGAAACACGTCCGACATCAGATCCTGTGTCATCTGCAGCGCGCGCAGCAGCATCAACCCCAGCAGCAGTGCGTGGTGGCAGGCCACGTTTTCGCACAGGACGGGACGGCATGATCTAAGATCATAACGAATGTTGTACCACCGAACCCTCCGGCGAAAACGCCGGAGGGTTTTTCTATTATGACCATAGACGACGGGATACGAGAGCGATGGAACATGACAGGTGCGGGGTACACGAGTGCGAGAGCGATGTGATCGCGCGGGGGATGTGCTGGAAACATTATCAGAGGCACCGGCGCCATGGGAGCCCGGAAACCGCTCACCGGCGGTTCGCCGACACGCATGAATGCAGGTATTGCGGGACGCGGAACCCGGAGGACTTCTATGCCTCGTACAAGGGGATCTGCAAGACCTGCCGGAAGATCCGGCGCATCCAGGGTGTGCAGCGCGTCCAGCGCAAGGCCGCCTGATCCGTATTCCCCGTCAGCGGGGAGGTCAATCGACGCGGTTGAAGATATCGACGGTCAGCCGGTAGACCCCGGCGGCGTCGCGCTTCCAGACGTTGGTATACTTCGCTTTGTGCACGACCACCGAGTCCGGTGTGTCGGTTCTGATCACGTTCCGGACGACACCGATCTCGTACAGAACGTCCGGTGTGCCACTGATCTCAAGGGATTCCGAATGCAGAGAAACGATCTTCTCGAGTCCATCGCCCCAGAGAGCGATGATGCTGTCGCGTCCGTGGACGGGTGCGAGGCCGGGTGCCATGAACCATGCATCCTCAGCGTACACCTCGCGCAGGAGCGCGAGGTTCTTCGTCGCGGCAACAGTATGGAGTTTCTCGTTCTGCAGGTGAATAAGGGCCTTTGCCTCTTCCAGGGAGGGCGTGTGTGTACAGCCTGTGAGGGCGAGCAATAGGCACGTGGCTGTCAGGAACCTCATGGGGCAACTCCTTCTGTAAGGGAGGGAACCGTCCAATGTAACCGCCATTGTGGAAGGATGCAAGCAAGCGGTTTGAGACGTTCATTTCTCACCACTCCGCGTGGATCGCGTCCGCCGGCGTCAAAACGCAAGCGCAGGTCGCCGGAAGAATCTGAAGTAACCACCCATCGACGTGGGCTTCGGGCCCTGCACTGTGCACGCTCGCTGGCTTCAACGCATGCGAACCCGCGAACGCCATAGTTGCCGCCTGAACTCCCCTTGCATCCAATGGACCACGGGTGTACATTGCGATACGGCAGGCTGCCATGTGCAGCTGTGCCATCGCTCCTCATCACCCGAGCAACCAGGCATCAGGACACAGCGTATTCCGGGGACACTGCATGGACTCACAGATCCTCATTCCGACCAGCCGGTTGAAGGTCCCCGACCTGGAACGCTTCAGAAACGCTCCGTTTGAGAACATGATCAAGTTCACCGTGGACGTCAGTCTGCGGAAGATCGCCCTGGGCGGAGAAATGTACGCCGATTCGGAAGAGGTACTCCTGAGCACAGGATCAAGTTAGGTTGACATTTGGGGGGGGAACCTCTGGCCCTGGGCACAGCCGCCGCGGATCGAATACATCTCGCTGATCAATATCCGCCCGGCCCTTGAGAACCGTGGAATGGAGATCCAACTGGAAAGTGTGCGCGATGCGGTCCATGCGATCGTCCGTGCATGGGTGGAGATCGCATGACCATCTGGCACAAGTCCATGGATCCCGAAAAATGGGGTCGCTACCCGGTCGAACGACAGATCCTGATGATCGGCAGCGAATTCGCCCGTGCGAAGAATCTCCTGCATGCCGGACTCCCTGATGAAGTGCAGCAGTGTTTTGAGCGTGCGTTCGAACTTCTGGATCTCTGCACAACGGACCCGAAGTGGAAGTCCCGGACCAAGGAACTGCTCCGGTTCAGGGAGATGCTCGGCGAGCTCTATTTGGGCTGTCCCCCGGGAGACACGCGGTTCATGATGATGTATCGGACCCTCATGTCATGGACGGGAAGCACATCGCAAGTGGAGATCTAACGGCGTGATCGTACCCACTCACCGCACGCTGCTCCCTCACCGCAGACAGGCGGGATGAGAGATGGAAAAAGGCGCCCTCACGCACTTTGCTACAAACAAAGCTCCGAATTCGTTTTGGATCCGCACATGCGGACTTGGGTAATGTCTTTGACGAGGGACGCGTATATGAAAACTCCGATCTCCCGGCCGCTCGCAACGATCCTCCTCCTCTTCCTGGCGCCTTTCGCGGGTATCGAAGCACAGACAGGCACCGGCGTCTGGAGACAGCTTGCCGTTCCGGCATCGCCGGGGATGGCCTACTCGTTCATTGACTTCTCTGACTCGTTGCACGGATGGTTGATGTCGCCGGACCGGTACTTCTCGCTGACCACGGACGGAGGGCAGACCTGGCGGGGTCCGCACATGGTGGGAGACTCCGGGAGCCGTACGTTCGATGAAATGGCTCGGAGGAGACACCGGGGTGGTAGCGGTCGATGCGGGGTCAGGGCTGAATGGCGTGTCGCAGCTCCTGCGCACAACGGACCGCGGGCAGAGCTGGATCTCCTCGTTGGCAGCTGCGGGCAAGCGATTCAACAGTCTGGTCTCGCTGCTCAACAGATCCCTGATCGGATATGTTGCGTTGGGGCGTGAATGGGGTGAGGTGTGGCTGTGCACATCGACCGATCTGGGCACCACGTGGCGGGTGGATAGTCTTCCGGATGGCAGACTCCGAAAAACGAAGGACTTCGGCATCCTCTCGGCGGACCGGATGATCTTCTGTTCGGGTTTTGGAGGGATGGTAGGAGACGGCATGATCGTCCGCAGCGCGGACTTCGGGAAGACCTGTTCGACCATGGTCTCGCCGCCCGACCTGACCTTCAGCGAGGGCCAGTTCATGAGCGCCGAGTTGAGCTATTTTAGCTATAGTCGGGGGGACGAATATCCGAGGCCCGAATCGTTCGCATACAATGCTGTCCTCGATAGGGCGGTCTCCATTCCTGTATGGAGCATGGGTGCGCTGTTCCGTGACCTGACCGTATTCTCGGTGCCGCAAAGTGCGAGCATGACCGCGCGGACCCTGGATCCTTTGGATTCGACGTACACGGTCGGTCCGTACATCTCCATAAACGATTGCCTGGTGGATCTCTGCATGATATCCCCGACGTGCGGATGGCTGTTGGATGGTCGGGGGCGGGTCTTCCGGCGCGTGGACCTGCTCACTGCGGTCCCGGGCCACCGGTTCATTGTGCCGGAGAGGTTCATTCTCTTGCAGAACTATCCCAACCCATTCAACCCGAGCACGACGGTCCGGTATGAGTTGCCCTCGGCAGGTGAGGTGGATCTCCGTGTGACGGATGTGCTGGGGAGGGAGGTGTACCGTGCCGTGGGGAGACAGGCCGCCGGGGAGCACGCCGAGACGATCGAACTTCCGGGCCACGCATCGGGCGTCTACTATTGTATCGTGCAGTTCAACAGCGGTGCGCGGCAAACGGTGAAGATGGCGTTGGTGCGGTGACGCCCTCTAGTGCCGGGACACGAACGAAAGTCGTTCGCTCTTGATGTACATGAAAGAGGAATGGGCGTAGAAGTACTTGATCAATCCATTCCGGTGCTGGTACACCGCGTAGGGCGCGACGTATCCATCACCGCCGACGCGGACTGAATCCGGCAGTTGCTGGTACGCCCGACGGAATATCCCGTACGAGCTCTGGCCGGTCTTGAAGAGTGCCGCCAGATCGACCCTCATCGTGTCCGCGGTATACGAGGTGATGAACGTCGTGGATACCGTAACGATGGCCGTATCAATTGCTCCCGGATGGACCATATCCGGGGTGTTCTTCTGTGTGATCACGGTGTCCCTGCCGGTCACCAGGACAGTCACCGTGCCGGCCGTAGAGTCACCCGTGACACCCGTGACCTGCCATGAGCGCGTCCCCCGCGATTCCGTCCTTGCGGTCATGGTCCCCCAATACATATTTCCTTCCTCATACCAATAGGTGTAATCAATAACGGTCCCCACGGTCGAAGGGAACTCCATTCTGGCGACAGAGGGCGAGGGGGGCTCAGGAGTACCTCCGGTTGGCGCTGCCGGGTCATCTTTGCAGCCGGCGGAAAGGACCAGGATCCCCAGGGATGCAAGGCGGAACAGCGGGACCAGGGAGTGAAGCAGATGAGTTGTGGACGAGGCCATGTCATTTTCCCCCATATCATTAGTGGTACACACCGCCTTCAATATAGAGCAGCAGTGATGGATTGTCAATGCCGCTTGCTGGCGCTATGAATGGCGGTGCCGGCCGGTGCAGGGCGGTGCATGCACCGCCCCTACAAATGGATACACGATCCCCGACGGCCGTTGATCTCCGATCCACCAGTCCTGGCTAAAACAGGTACTCGAGATGGCATGATGTATGAACGACACGATGGACCTCGATGTGCGCCTGCCGAACGATGGAGAACACGAGGTGCGGACCGTGGCAGGGGCGGTCCCGGTAGTCGCACCGGCGGTGCCGGTCATCGTGGGGGGCGGTGCATGCACCGCCCCTACACATGGATACGGAATCGCGGGGGCCCGGCGATCGCCGATCGTGAATTCGGGTTTCCCCCACCCCCGCAAGCAGGTTCCAGCGCTTCTCATTATCCGTTGTCCATGGATCATGGATAATCAAAGTGGGGAATCTACCCTTTTTGCATCCGTTATGGCGAAACCACCCACCCGCAGAATCCCCCAAAACAGCGCGTATCGCGCAAGTATCACTTGACTTTCAGCCTCAATTCCGTATCTTAGGTTCCTAGCGTGGGTAAAAGTGGGTAATCGTTGGGAACCGTAGCTTCCCTCTCGCGGGTGACGAGTCGCGCCCGCACCACTATCCCATTCTCCAACTGTTCCACTCCGAACGGAGCATCAGGTGTCGTCCTTCAAAGGATCGTACGCATACTCTGCCGACAGCAAAGGGCGCGTGAACATCCCCGCCCGGCTGCGCAAGTACGTCTCGAGCGAGGCGAATGATACATTCGTCATCACACGGGGCTTCGAGCAATGCCTGTTCGTGTATCCGCTCGATGAGTGGAACAAACTCGAGGAAAGCATCCGTCAATTGTCGCCGACGAATGCGCAACACCGTTTCTTCATGCGTGTGCTGCTCGAGCGTGCGACAGAGTCGCAGCTCGACGGCCAGTTCCGCATTTCCATTCCGAAAGAACTCCTTCAGTTCGCAGGATAGAGAACGAGGTTCTGATCATCGGTGTGCTCGAGCACATCGAGATCTGGAACCCGCAGCAGTACGAACAGTACCTGAAGACTCAGGCCCAGAGCTACGAGTCCGTCGCACAAACCGTTCTGCAAAAAACATAGCGAGTGAACGGAACGGCCTATCACACCCCGGCCCTGTGCCGGGAAGCAGTTGACCTGCTGATGGCCGATACCGGGGGATCATTTGTCGACGGAACGGTCGGAGGAGGAGGACACGCGTGGGAGATCTGCTCCCACCTCCAGGGCCCCGGCCGTCTGCTCTGTCTCGATGCGGACGACGAAGCACTTGCCTCTGCCCGGTCCCGGCTTGCGGGATTCGCGGACCGCACGACGTTCGTCCGGACCAACTTCCGGTTCCTCCGCGCAGCGATGCAGGAAGCGGGGTGGACCGGCGCCAGCGGGATACTCCTGGATCTGGGCATCTCGTCGCATCAGATCGATGCTGTGGAACGCGGGTTCACGTTCCGCGGCGATGAGCGTTTGGATATGCGCATGGACCGGCGTCAGCCGCTCAGCGCGTGGGATATTGTGAACACGTACGACGAGCGCAGACTCGCCGATGTGATCTATCAGTACGGCGAGGAACAGAATGCGCGCCGCATCGCACGGTCGATCGTGGGCCACCGCCCGGTGCATACCACCGGCGAGCTCCGCGATGTGGTGGCGGCGTTCACGCCGGACCGATTTTTGAACAAGTCACTTGCGCGCGTCTTCAGGCGCTGCGCATCGAAAGTGAATGGGAACTCGACAGCCCCAGGGCTGTCCTCGCAGATGCCCGCGACCTGCTCGCACCGGGTGGCCGGATCGTGGTGATCTCGTACCATTCTCTCGAAGACCGTATCGTGAAGGAATTCTTCCGTGCGGTGTCCACGGTTCCGTTCGACCGTGATGTGCCGGTGATGCCGGGAGAGGAACCCGAGCCGGAGTTCCGCCTCATCACCCGCAAGCCGGTCGTACCGACAGAGCAGGAGATCAGCGACAATCCGAGGGCACGCAGCGCAAAGATGCGTGCCGCCGAACGACGATATGTGGGAACGCAGGCATCACATTAAGCGGAATGCACCGCCGCCGCCGATGGAACCGACCCGGGAGAACCGGTACGTGTACGGAGGCGGACAGCAGGGCACCGGCTCCGGCACGGGAAGCAGCAGCGGCACGGGCACCGGCAATGTGTCCGGCTACGCAGTGCGCCAGAACAAGCACGGCGTGCGCAAGCGGATGTCGACGTTCAATTTCATCGTCGGCTCTTCGCCCTCGCGGATCCTGGTCGTCCTCTATATCAACACGATCGCGGTGGATGAGCTGACGGGTGAGCAACGGACTGCGGCGCAGAGGCAGCGGCAGCTGGATCTCAATGCTGCGCTGCAGGCCGAAGTGAACAAGTCGTCGCTCGAACGTGTCGGACGCATCGCCGTCGAGAAGCTCGGGATGCAATACCCCCGCGAGCAACCACAGGTGTTCGAAGTACCGTCGGATCTGAAAGACCGCGCCGAGGAAGTGCGTGGGGAGTTCCAGCAGTGATCGGCCAGCCTGCCGGGCTTAAGACAGGCCTGGTGCCGCTCGAGCGTCACCGCCGGCGGCCGCTCGGCATCAAGATCGGTCTGCTCCTGCTCTTTGTCATACGTGCCCTGCGCCTGCTACATATCCAGCTGGTCCGGGCGTCGGAGTTCCGGGAG is from Ignavibacteriota bacterium and encodes:
- the mraW gene encoding 16S rRNA (cytosine(1402)-N(4))-methyltransferase, with protein sequence MRIESEWELDSPRAVLADARDLLAPGGRIVVISYHSLEDRIVKEFFRAVSTVPFDRDVPVMPGEEPEPEFRLITRKPVVPTEQEISDNPRARSAKMRAAERRYVGTQASH
- the rsmH gene encoding 16S rRNA (cytosine(1402)-N(4))-methyltransferase RsmH; the protein is MNGTAYHTPALCREAVDLLMADTGGSFVDGTVGGGGHAWEICSHLQGPGRLLCLDADDEALASARSRLAGFADRTTFVRTNFRFLRAAMQEAGWTGASGILLDLGISSHQIDAVERGFTFRGDERLDMRMDRRQPLSAWDIVNTYDERRLADVIYQYGEEQNARRIARSIVGHRPVHTTGELRDVVAAFTPDRFLNKSLARVFRRCASKVNGNSTAPGLSSQMPATCSHRVAGSW
- a CDS encoding sigma-70 family RNA polymerase sigma factor — its product is MANKATSRAEANAETALPHTGTAAQLGSTVEAHRPRLLEFIRRRVRTDEDAEDILQDVFMQLVASWSVTEPIDKMAAWLFTVARNRITDWYRKKRHVSMPRDPNDELLPLNLEDVLPDPAGTPENELVRSLIRDALEEALEEMPQKQRDVFVWHELEGRPFKEIAALTGEPVNTLISRKRYAVLYLRERLQDVYDDIDMA
- a CDS encoding T9SS type A sorting domain-containing protein, which gives rise to MKWLGGDTGVVAVDAGSGLNGVSQLLRTTDRGQSWISSLAAAGKRFNSLVSLLNRSLIGYVALGREWGEVWLCTSTDLGTTWRVDSLPDGRLRKTKDFGILSADRMIFCSGFGGMVGDGMIVRSADFGKTCSTMVSPPDLTFSEGQFMSAELSYFSYSRGDEYPRPESFAYNAVLDRAVSIPVWSMGALFRDLTVFSVPQSASMTARTLDPLDSTYTVGPYISINDCLVDLCMISPTCGWLLDGRGRVFRRVDLLTAVPGHRFIVPERFILLQNYPNPFNPSTTVRYELPSAGEVDLRVTDVLGREVYRAVGRQAAGEHAETIELPGHASGVYYCIVQFNSGARQTVKMALVR
- a CDS encoding nuclear transport factor 2 family protein, with amino-acid sequence MRFLTATCLLLALTGCTHTPSLEEAKALIHLQNEKLHTVAATKNLALLREVYAEDAWFMAPGLAPVHGRDSIIALWGDGLEKIVSLHSESLEISGTPDVLYEIGVVRNVIRTDTPDSVVVHKAKYTNVWKRDAAGVYRLTVDIFNRVD